The genomic window TTTCCACTGGAAGTCAAATCTCATCCAGAGCTTCATAAACTCGGTGCTTATTCACCGAATAAGGTTTATACACATGAACAAATTGCTGAAATCGTACAGTATGGACTTGTCCGAGGCATTCGCGTAATGCCGGAATTTGATGCGCCTGCGCACGTTAGTGAGGGTTGGCAACATAAAGGTGTTATTGCCTGTGCAAATTATCAACCTTGGAGAAGTTATTGTGGGGAACCACCTTGTGGACAATTCGATCCCACTGTAGAGCAGTTATATCCTATTTTAGAAGACATTTATcgtgaaatatttcaattattcacTCCAGATGTTTTCCATATGGGCGGTGATGAAGTATTGTCAAAATGTTGGAATGCGAGTGAAGGTATCCGTAATTGGATGCTGTTAAAGGGTTGGAATTTGGAGGAGGATGATTTCCATCGGCTTTGGGGATATTTCCAAGAGAAAGCACTTGAAAGAGTGGACAGTGTTTCTAATGGCTCTAAACCATTAATTACACTATGGACCAGTAGTCTGACGAAAGAACCATATATTGATGAATATTTGGACAAATCCAGATACATTATACAAATATGGACACGCGGCACGAGTAGCGAcattttgccaattttaaaaCGTGGTTATCGTGTTATTATTTCCAACAATGACGCTCTATATTTCGACTGTGGCGGTCCCAGTTGGGTTGGCAGTGGAAATAACTGGTGTTCACCCTACATCGGTTGGCAGAAAGTCTATGACAACAATTTGGACCTTATCGCAGAGGGCTACAAAAGTCAAGTTTTAGGCGCTGAGGCAGCAATTTGGTCGGAGCAAATCGATGAGTATACGCTAGACTATCGGTTATGGCCACGTTCTAGTGCATTAGCAGAGCGATTGTGGTCAAATCCCGCTGAAGGTTGGCGCGACGCCGAATCCCGAATATTACTACATCGTGAACGGTTAGTAGCAAATGGAATACACGCAGAGGCGCTTCAACCAGAATGGTGTTTACAGAATGAAAATGAATGTCCAGTAAATAAGAGTTGAAAATGTAGTAAATACACACGCAATCATAATTCTACTTAAATTTTCGAATACTATGccatgaatatatatttttgagacAAATTTTTAACGGGTTTTAATAGCAGTCTATTATTACGGgattaattgcatttataaAGAGTTTTTGTTACTTAATTATAGgccaaaatatattaaaaaatcaatggagcaaattttattcaaatcgcAATATGAAAAACGACAAATTTCTGATTCCCGCCAATATTGCCAAGCAGGTTACTTATGTTGGGCAATATTTGtctgaataatttgtatgaTAACTATTGCTGATATTAATGACTTGGTAGTTTGACAGTTCATTTTTCAATACTAGAAAAAGTGTGGAGcggcttttatatatttattttaaaatttacgatAGAGCAGAAAGTAAATTGCAATATTGTTAAAAACcgtttagaaaattaaatatatattttacacgtcaatatttacaattaaaataacataatatatgtataacaaaaaaatagaacTTGCTTTAAACCCATATATTATCAGATCACCCTAATACTAATTTACGCACTTTACACAGTATGTTGTTGATGCTTACAATGCAACCCTGATTTGCGGCAGCCATCATAATTGGTCCGTTTGCTTTGTGGTCGACTCGTAAATTTCAGTTTGATTGCCTTGCTAAAGCGAAATGTCAAATAGCCGACTGTTTTAAGAGTTGGACGGAATTCGTCTAATCagctttagtttttatttaatttgttaaaaagaaACCAAATATGTGTAATCGTGTACTTCCCAAATCGCATATAGTGTTTTAGTTATGTTTTTATTCGTCGGACACTTGtcgaatttgaaaatgtttgaaacTTTTCAGAACTATTCTGGCAGAATTTAAGTTTACTCTGCAATGTTAGTGGATgctatttgtgtatatttgtaattttaattacgATTTATTTTGCCGGTGATTTGTATTTTGGAAATAATTGATTTGTTCACGTTAATATAACAAAACTAATGAGTGCACTTCTTTTAGTGATCTGAAAATAAATCCGCATTAGTGTAAAAATCCTaaacacatatatattaatacaaattcatatatgtacatgtaaggcATTTCCCATTAAACAAAAGTAAGTGTGAAAGTATTATACAGAATACAAGTGAGTGCTTCGAAAGTTTGTGATTTTTTTGTGTTCTATGTGTTCGTTCACACTGACTAATTATTAAGGCAGCTGTCATACATAGTACAAACCTGTGAAAAATAAGAGCAGAATGCTGTTAAAAAGAtactaaattttcaataaatacttaaaaaggaatttttaaaagttttataatcTGTGGATGCCGACAATTTCGATCACTGCATGATTACTTAGAAtacaaaataattcaaattaggTAAGTTCATACAAAAGGATTATTTAGTagcaattataaaaatgtacttgtatgttgatatatgtataaaatcagCACAGTTTATGTTTGCTTATGAcattacaattaaataaatatatatatgtacatacaaatgtatatcaATAAATAAGTATGTCAATAGGTGCATTCACTCGATCACTATATATAGTACGTTAGATGCTGACGGGTTTTTGctctattaaatataaaataaatggttaca from Bactrocera tryoni isolate S06 chromosome 5, CSIRO_BtryS06_freeze2, whole genome shotgun sequence includes these protein-coding regions:
- the LOC120778173 gene encoding chitooligosaccharidolytic beta-N-acetylglucosaminidase-like, with product MELYLIILIACLVASAYPNFDLFVRGEESNAVYGYECQESRCVKIELTESNIEYAISLPVCRLLCGEAKVATVWPKPTGIVHTENFLQHIDVNTIAFEFPKLTKQQSLWEASKSRFLQQLKSQEIGTVKAGGAKLTVIIELGTDIDELPRITLDTDEGYKLLIALTKDNGNIVRIHSNTYFGARHGLETLSQLIVYDNIRREHQLLTKVEIEDAPVYKWRGILLDTSRHFYSVDAIKRTLDALAMVKLNTFHWHITDSQSFPLEVKSHPELHKLGAYSPNKVYTHEQIAEIVQYGLVRGIRVMPEFDAPAHVSEGWQHKGVIACANYQPWRSYCGEPPCGQFDPTVEQLYPILEDIYREIFQLFTPDVFHMGGDEVLSKCWNASEGIRNWMLLKGWNLEEDDFHRLWGYFQEKALERVDSVSNGSKPLITLWTSSLTKEPYIDEYLDKSRYIIQIWTRGTSSDILPILKRGYRVIISNNDALYFDCGGPSWVGSGNNWCSPYIGWQKVYDNNLDLIAEGYKSQVLGAEAAIWSEQIDEYTLDYRLWPRSSALAERLWSNPAEGWRDAESRILLHRERLVANGIHAEALQPEWCLQNENECPVNKS